In Candidatus Defluviibacterium haderslevense, the following are encoded in one genomic region:
- a CDS encoding DEAD/DEAH box helicase family protein has translation MIEPTVNVNDYESEADTCRKDVLPKIYASQWTDQQIIEQRTFTDGKIIVFRRKAKRKKAKRFDYLLRYSQNYPLAIVEAKVKYKEAADGIQQAKEYATILGLKFAYSTNGTDILEFDFLTGLENEIKKFPTPTELWNRLNSVEPVKAEIQETFLKPFFAIAGKEIRYYQRIAINTSIKAILEGKKRVLLTLATGTGKTTVAFQIIYKLWQNRWNVKGEHRRPKILFIADRSILVTDPHAKDFSVFGDARCLVPDEGLPSSREVYFSTYQSLAEDENRTGAFRKLPRDFFDLIVIDECHRGSSSDESNWRVILEYFNTSVQLGLTATPLRDDNKDTYLYFGNPLYTYSLKQGIEDGFLAPYIVHRIVPEPDAVGFRPQEGQLDANGELIPDEIYSTPDFENTLSHLPRTKAVAKHLSDFMAKNGRFDKTIVFCVNQEHADQFRREFSNLNSDLVIQYPDYAVRIVSDEKEIGKGHLGKFMDIDEPIPVVVTTSRLMSTGVDVPTCKNIVLFRLVNLMTEFKQIIGRGTRVREDKEKLFFTILDYTGTATRNFADPDFDGEPPLITEEEIDSSGITIPGTETIISVPPLPDDEIISDPPPPTGEGGTRKKYYITEGTVNIAAESVQIHGADGKLRTVQFTQYAKEQIAILFPSANELRSKWSKAEERQLIIDELENSGISIDELMDITNQSEADPFDLLCYVAYDLKPKTRKQRADLLQKNKPDFFLLYSQKAQQVLKMILEKYVDFGLNQIRPDIISAEPIRREGNEIEIVNAFGGIDKYKQAIEQLQTLLYAEAA, from the coding sequence ATGATTGAGCCGACAGTAAATGTAAATGATTATGAAAGTGAAGCCGACACATGCCGAAAAGATGTGTTGCCTAAAATCTATGCCAGCCAGTGGACAGACCAGCAAATCATAGAACAGCGGACTTTTACAGACGGAAAAATTATTGTATTCAGAAGAAAAGCAAAAAGAAAAAAAGCGAAACGCTTTGACTATTTGCTTCGCTACTCTCAAAACTATCCGCTTGCAATTGTTGAAGCCAAAGTAAAATACAAAGAAGCGGCTGACGGAATCCAACAAGCAAAAGAGTATGCAACAATCTTAGGTTTAAAATTCGCTTACAGCACAAACGGCACTGACATTTTAGAATTTGATTTTCTCACAGGACTTGAAAATGAAATTAAAAAGTTTCCAACTCCTACAGAGTTGTGGAATAGATTAAATTCAGTTGAGCCAGTAAAAGCAGAAATACAAGAAACATTTTTAAAACCATTCTTTGCCATTGCAGGCAAAGAAATTCGCTACTACCAACGTATTGCTATCAACACTTCTATAAAAGCTATTTTAGAAGGAAAGAAAAGAGTATTGCTAACTTTAGCAACAGGCACAGGAAAAACAACCGTTGCGTTTCAAATCATTTACAAACTTTGGCAGAACCGTTGGAATGTAAAAGGCGAACACCGCAGACCAAAAATTTTATTCATTGCCGATAGAAGCATTTTAGTTACAGATCCACATGCAAAAGATTTTTCAGTGTTTGGCGATGCAAGATGTTTAGTTCCCGATGAAGGTTTACCAAGCAGCAGAGAAGTTTATTTTTCTACTTACCAATCTTTGGCGGAAGACGAAAACAGGACAGGAGCATTCAGGAAATTGCCAAGAGATTTTTTTGACTTGATTGTTATTGACGAGTGCCATCGTGGAAGTTCATCTGATGAAAGTAATTGGAGAGTAATTTTAGAATACTTCAACACTTCTGTTCAGTTAGGTTTAACCGCAACTCCGTTGCGTGACGACAACAAAGACACTTATTTATATTTTGGAAATCCGCTTTACACTTACAGTTTAAAGCAAGGAATTGAAGACGGTTTTTTAGCTCCTTACATTGTTCACAGAATAGTTCCCGAACCTGATGCAGTTGGTTTCAGACCACAGGAAGGACAGTTGGATGCTAACGGAGAATTGATACCCGATGAAATTTATTCAACACCAGATTTTGAAAACACTCTTTCACATTTGCCGAGAACAAAAGCAGTTGCAAAACATCTTTCTGATTTCATGGCGAAGAACGGAAGGTTTGATAAGACGATTGTGTTTTGTGTTAATCAAGAACATGCAGACCAATTTCGCAGAGAATTCAGCAACTTAAATTCTGATTTAGTAATTCAATATCCTGATTATGCGGTGCGAATTGTTTCTGATGAAAAAGAAATTGGCAAAGGACATTTAGGAAAGTTCATGGACATTGACGAACCAATTCCAGTTGTGGTTACTACTTCACGATTGATGAGCACAGGTGTAGATGTGCCTACATGTAAGAACATTGTTTTGTTCCGATTGGTAAATTTAATGACAGAGTTCAAACAAATTATTGGCAGAGGAACAAGAGTGAGAGAAGACAAAGAGAAATTATTTTTTACCATACTTGATTACACAGGAACAGCAACAAGAAATTTTGCAGACCCTGACTTTGATGGTGAACCGCCATTGATAACAGAAGAAGAAATTGACAGCAGTGGAATAACAATCCCAGGAACTGAAACCATCATCAGCGTCCCACCACTGCCAGACGATGAAATAATTTCAGACCCACCACCACCGACAGGCGAAGGGGGAACACGAAAAAAATATTACATCACAGAAGGAACGGTAAACATTGCCGCCGAGAGTGTGCAAATACATGGAGCAGACGGAAAATTAAGAACCGTTCAGTTTACTCAATATGCCAAAGAACAAATTGCAATTTTGTTTCCTTCTGCAAACGAGTTGAGAAGCAAATGGAGCAAAGCCGAAGAACGCCAACTCATTATTGATGAATTGGAGAATAGTGGAATTTCTATTGACGAGCTGATGGACATTACAAATCAAAGCGAAGCCGACCCTTTTGACTTACTTTGCTATGTGGCTTATGATTTGAAACCGAAAACAAGAAAACAAAGAGCAGACCTATTACAAAAAAACAAACCCGATTTCTTTTTGCTTTACAGCCAAAAAGCACAACAGGTTTTGAAAATGATTTTAGAAAAGTATGTTGACTTTGGTTTGAATCAAATAAGACCCGACATTATTTCAGCAGAACCGATAAGACGAGAAGGAAACGAAATAGAAATTGTAAATGCTTTTGGCGGCATTGACAAATACAAGCAAGCGATTGAACAATTACAGACATTGCTTTATGCAGAGGCAGCATAG
- a CDS encoding N-6 DNA methylase, which produces MAKKKTEKIVKQETPAQRLSGIIKSCRNTMRKDKGMNGDGDRLPMLTWIMFLKFLDDNESLQETQAALKNKKYKAAIAEPYRWRDWAKDKNLTGDDLLSFINNEKVKLADGKERTGLLYYLRGLQSEMGTERKDVIATVFKGVTNRMINGYLLRDVVNKIDEIHFTNNEETNTLSHLYESILKEMRDASGDAGEFYTPRPVVKFMVEMLDPQIGETVLDPASGTGGFLVSAFEHLKKQAKTVEQQEILQSKSIIGGEAKPLPYLLCQMNLLLHGLNYPNIDSGNSLRKPLRDIGDSERVEIILTNPPFGGEEEKGILNNFPDDKKTAETALLFLQLIMRKLKKKKPNQEGGRAAIVVPHGTLFTPGIAARVKKQLIDEFNLHTVVRLGEGIFAPYTDIACNLLFFEAGETTKEIWYYEIFPPEDRKKYSKTRPIQFEEFDEIKKWWSKRKANDNAWKVKVKDILLTDDEGKLLNVNLDIKNPNKKSEFEYREPTELMSSIMEKEKKVMQLMKEIENRIQVSVNNEA; this is translated from the coding sequence ATGGCAAAAAAGAAAACAGAAAAAATAGTAAAGCAAGAAACACCTGCACAACGGTTGTCTGGAATTATCAAATCATGCCGCAACACCATGCGTAAAGACAAAGGCATGAACGGTGACGGAGACCGTTTGCCCATGCTCACATGGATTATGTTTCTAAAATTTTTGGACGACAACGAAAGTTTGCAAGAGACACAAGCAGCTTTGAAAAATAAAAAATACAAAGCCGCTATTGCAGAACCGTATCGTTGGAGAGATTGGGCAAAGGATAAAAATTTAACAGGCGATGATTTACTTTCATTCATCAACAACGAGAAAGTAAAATTGGCTGATGGAAAAGAACGAACAGGTTTGCTTTATTATTTACGAGGGCTACAAAGCGAAATGGGAACAGAACGCAAAGATGTAATTGCAACAGTTTTCAAAGGAGTTACAAACCGAATGATAAACGGTTATTTGCTTCGTGATGTAGTGAACAAGATTGATGAAATACATTTTACCAACAACGAAGAAACTAACACACTCTCCCATTTGTATGAAAGCATTTTGAAAGAAATGAGGGATGCAAGCGGAGACGCAGGAGAATTTTATACGCCACGACCAGTTGTAAAATTTATGGTGGAAATGCTTGACCCACAAATTGGCGAAACAGTTCTTGACCCTGCAAGCGGAACAGGAGGTTTTTTAGTCTCTGCATTTGAACATTTAAAGAAGCAAGCAAAGACAGTTGAGCAACAAGAAATTTTGCAAAGCAAATCAATCATTGGAGGCGAAGCAAAACCACTTCCCTACTTGCTTTGCCAAATGAATTTGTTGTTGCATGGTTTGAACTATCCGAACATTGACAGCGGAAACAGTTTGCGAAAACCGCTTCGTGATATTGGCGACAGCGAACGGGTAGAGATTATTTTAACTAATCCACCTTTCGGTGGCGAAGAAGAAAAAGGAATATTAAATAATTTTCCTGATGATAAAAAGACAGCAGAAACCGCTTTGCTTTTTCTGCAACTCATCATGCGAAAACTGAAAAAGAAAAAACCAAATCAAGAAGGTGGAAGAGCAGCAATTGTAGTTCCTCACGGAACTTTGTTTACCCCAGGAATTGCAGCAAGAGTAAAGAAACAGTTGATTGATGAATTTAACTTGCATACAGTAGTGCGTTTAGGCGAAGGCATATTTGCACCTTATACAGACATTGCTTGCAACCTTTTATTTTTTGAAGCAGGTGAAACCACAAAGGAAATATGGTATTATGAAATATTCCCACCAGAGGACAGAAAAAAATACAGCAAGACAAGACCGATACAGTTTGAAGAATTTGACGAAATAAAAAAATGGTGGAGCAAAAGAAAGGCAAATGATAACGCATGGAAAGTTAAAGTCAAAGACATTTTGCTTACTGATGATGAAGGAAAATTGCTGAATGTAAATCTTGATATAAAAAATCCGAATAAGAAAAGTGAATTTGAATATCGTGAGCCAACAGAGTTGATGAGTTCAATAATGGAGAAAGAAAAAAAGGTAATGCAGTTGATGAAAGAAATTGAAAATAGAATTCAAGTATCAGTAAACAATGAAGCATAG
- a CDS encoding restriction endonuclease subunit S: protein MTKIKLGEVITHRSEFISIDDFQRYKLCRVQTKALGVVLREEKEGLEIKTKEQQVCKSGDLIFAEMDARFGGYGIIPEELNNSIVSSHYFLYDVNDTMIERKYLEYCMKQHWFLSQVEAKGTTNYAAIRPYHVLNYEIPLPSLPEQQRIISKIESVKQRIEQIEKLRAEQTKDIKNLLYSKYIDLIEVAEWLPMKEVAPIIRREVKLNDEALYPELGIRCFGKGTFHKPALTGLEVATKKIFQIKQDDLVFSNVFAWEGGIAVAKEEDNDRYGSHRFISCVADKERALEEFLCFHFLSPKGLEDINACSPGGAGRNKTLGLDKLMKIKVPIPDITLQKEFVELLHKVNALKEQHTETEKELIELMPALLDKAFIGGL from the coding sequence TTGACCAAAATAAAATTAGGTGAAGTAATAACTCATCGGAGCGAATTCATCAGCATTGATGACTTTCAGCGATACAAACTTTGTCGTGTTCAAACCAAAGCATTAGGAGTTGTTTTGAGAGAAGAAAAAGAAGGTTTAGAAATAAAGACAAAAGAACAACAGGTTTGCAAAAGCGGTGATTTGATATTTGCTGAAATGGATGCAAGGTTTGGCGGTTATGGAATTATTCCCGAAGAATTAAACAACTCAATTGTAAGCAGTCATTATTTTCTCTATGATGTGAATGACACAATGATTGAAAGAAAATATTTGGAGTATTGTATGAAGCAACATTGGTTTCTTTCGCAAGTTGAAGCAAAAGGCACAACGAACTATGCAGCAATAAGACCTTACCATGTTTTGAATTATGAAATCCCACTCCCATCATTGCCCGAACAGCAACGCATAATTTCAAAAATTGAAAGTGTAAAACAACGCATTGAGCAAATAGAAAAATTAAGAGCAGAACAAACCAAAGACATCAAGAATTTGCTTTATAGCAAATACATCGACTTGATTGAAGTTGCTGAATGGTTGCCAATGAAAGAAGTTGCACCAATCATTAGACGAGAAGTAAAATTAAATGACGAAGCACTTTACCCCGAATTAGGAATTAGATGTTTCGGTAAAGGAACATTTCACAAACCAGCATTGACAGGTTTAGAAGTTGCAACCAAAAAAATATTTCAAATCAAACAAGATGATTTAGTTTTTAGTAATGTGTTTGCATGGGAAGGTGGAATTGCAGTAGCCAAAGAAGAAGACAATGACCGTTACGGTTCACACCGTTTTATTTCTTGTGTGGCAGATAAAGAAAGGGCATTGGAAGAATTCTTATGTTTTCATTTTCTTTCTCCAAAAGGTTTGGAAGATATAAACGCTTGCAGTCCAGGAGGAGCAGGAAGAAACAAAACTTTGGGCTTGGATAAACTGATGAAAATAAAAGTACCGATTCCTGATATTACTTTACAAAAGGAATTTGTAGAACTGTTGCATAAAGTAAATGCACTCAAAGAACAACATACTGAAACCGAAAAAGAATTGATTGAATTGATGCCCGCCTTGTTGGACAAGGCGTTTATAGGGGGATTGTAA
- a CDS encoding nucleoid-associated protein has product MTFNFIEAVIENSFVHRVGNKIADEQYFISKKSIVFDESLKTLLSHYFLSSFKSEELYHFHHDANLSLNEAHTFVKDIFGNPKSLHEQSVNLAKHLYNQSIHPKIKGGEFYIVYFKCCILNGKTLDAVGLFKSENKETFLEVEQVMDGFDIESRQGININKLDKGCLIFNTEKESGYVISIVDNTNKGNEAQYWKDEFLGVRPIANEFHQTNQFLGIAKNFVTLHLSEEFDVSKADKIDLLNRSVDYFKTHESFDKKEFEKDVFQDSGIIKSFQNFDSNYREENDIELSDSFDISQQAVKKQARVFKSVLKLDKNFHIYIHGNRELIEQGVENDGRKFYKIYYIDES; this is encoded by the coding sequence ATGACTTTTAATTTTATAGAAGCTGTTATTGAAAATTCCTTTGTCCATAGGGTGGGAAATAAAATTGCAGATGAACAATATTTTATTTCAAAGAAAAGTATTGTCTTTGATGAAAGTCTAAAAACATTACTTAGTCATTACTTTCTATCTTCCTTTAAATCCGAAGAATTGTATCACTTTCATCATGATGCCAATCTTTCTTTAAATGAGGCTCACACATTTGTTAAAGATATTTTTGGTAATCCAAAGTCTTTGCATGAACAATCTGTAAACCTTGCTAAGCATTTATATAATCAAAGTATTCATCCTAAAATTAAAGGCGGAGAGTTTTATATTGTTTATTTTAAATGCTGCATTTTAAATGGCAAAACCCTTGATGCTGTTGGCTTATTCAAATCAGAAAACAAAGAGACTTTTTTAGAGGTTGAGCAAGTAATGGATGGTTTTGATATAGAAAGCCGACAAGGTATCAACATCAATAAATTAGACAAAGGTTGCTTGATTTTTAATACTGAAAAAGAAAGCGGATATGTTATATCTATTGTTGACAATACTAATAAGGGAAATGAAGCCCAATATTGGAAAGATGAATTCCTAGGAGTCCGTCCAATTGCAAATGAATTCCATCAGACAAATCAATTTTTAGGCATCGCAAAAAATTTTGTAACCCTACATCTTTCAGAAGAATTTGACGTGAGTAAGGCAGACAAGATTGATTTATTAAATCGTTCTGTTGACTATTTCAAGACACATGAAAGTTTTGATAAAAAAGAATTTGAGAAAGATGTTTTTCAAGATTCAGGAATTATAAAATCATTCCAAAATTTTGATTCAAATTACAGAGAGGAAAATGATATTGAACTTTCAGACAGCTTTGACATTTCACAGCAAGCAGTAAAAAAGCAAGCAAGAGTTTTCAAAAGTGTTTTAAAATTGGACAAGAATTTTCACATCTATATTCATGGCAACCGAGAATTGATTGAACAGGGGGTTGAGAACGACGGAAGAAAATTTTATAAAATCTATTATATAGACGAAAGTTAA
- a CDS encoding gliding motility-associated C-terminal domain-containing protein — translation MVEICDNAIDDDGDGLIDIQDADCICNGLVDSIFNINSLIPNPSFEKFSMCPTNVSQMDRCIDWIQASTATPDYYNLCGFKNSPQNLIYPPQPLPAGRGYVGIIDQKLINDLNDTFIYKEYIGACLNSPIKAGKEYVLNFWLGFADGLRYPSSPKFNIGIFATKNCFDLPFGNSLINTNCPLQNPNWLELSTATISGKNEWKRVKIRFKSSFDVTAIAIGPSCAEADSFHYYWLDDFVLEESVKFEFLDINITGNPCLDTVQLNPNNLSNYPVKYQWYKNGIAILKETQVNLRIPKGNKGLYVLRISYNNNCQFSKPFLYEEQQLLTTIKKEICNGDSVFVAGKKYNTTGIYFDTLLTKQGCDSILDIQLVVNSNFIESRKLNICMGDSIDFYGKILKKPGIYSYNFSSISSCDSIIQLEIEYNSRDTTKLLFNKCSGDSLRIGVKSYSQAGLYEEVYTNVNNCDSMVQISIIDHPKNIIKIDTQICEGTFFKVGNANYTTSGIYRDTFQNRFTCDSVVILDLKVNSHRSVIIDSSICDGNYVEVLNTKYYLSGQYHLKTTNSSNCDSNIVLNLKTNNIYSGTIRDTICEGAFYQIGSQRFSSAGQYLVLLKSVHNCDSIINLDLNIRSTKTTKIDTSICFGQLLNLGNRTFTESGNYIYTEKSTNLCDSMILIHLVIEPEITFVDSINQNKCIGDKNASIKLSIQGGKEPYLYYWNTQDTTKDISNLISNSYELQLIDAGGCITKHKVVIPEPACFCFDLKTVDGSCYDSLKGRILIQQISGAHAKQYFLNEKEVGLTQNQISGLKNGDYKLQIIDSNGCKFVQNVKINFDDSYIQDYGVDSLFVNVGDPIQLSTNFNNNNKYAIHSWTGPGRIECDTCKKAHTIALAGVSKYNYEGQDEIGCFHKYLIVIVASQVFNVPNVFSPNGDNINDYFNLISDNSIAQVDLLQIYDRWGNRVFESKGGIPNSLIGAWDGTAYGRKVNPSVFIYLIRFKDVTGKEFQITGEVSLLK, via the coding sequence TTGGTAGAGATATGCGATAATGCTATTGACGATGATGGCGATGGACTGATAGATATCCAAGATGCTGATTGCATATGCAATGGTCTAGTGGATTCAATTTTTAATATTAATTCATTAATCCCTAATCCCTCTTTTGAAAAATTTTCAATGTGTCCAACTAATGTTAGTCAAATGGACCGCTGTATTGATTGGATTCAGGCCTCAACGGCTACTCCTGATTACTATAATTTATGTGGATTTAAAAATTCTCCTCAAAATCTTATATATCCCCCACAACCGCTACCAGCAGGAAGAGGTTATGTTGGAATAATTGACCAAAAGCTAATTAATGATTTAAATGATACTTTTATTTATAAAGAATATATTGGAGCTTGTTTAAATAGTCCAATAAAAGCAGGAAAGGAATATGTTTTAAATTTTTGGCTAGGGTTTGCAGATGGTCTAAGATATCCTTCAAGTCCAAAGTTTAATATCGGGATTTTTGCAACTAAGAACTGTTTTGATCTTCCGTTTGGCAATTCACTTATAAATACAAATTGCCCTTTACAAAATCCCAATTGGTTAGAATTGAGCACTGCTACAATTTCTGGCAAAAATGAATGGAAAAGAGTAAAAATTAGATTTAAGTCATCATTTGATGTCACAGCAATTGCCATTGGTCCATCGTGCGCAGAAGCAGATAGTTTCCATTATTACTGGCTTGATGATTTTGTTCTAGAGGAGTCTGTAAAGTTTGAGTTTTTGGATATTAACATCACTGGAAATCCTTGTCTAGATACAGTTCAGTTGAATCCAAATAATTTGTCAAATTATCCCGTAAAGTACCAATGGTATAAAAATGGCATTGCTATTTTAAAAGAAACACAAGTTAATTTGAGAATCCCCAAAGGAAATAAAGGTTTATATGTATTGAGAATAAGTTATAATAACAATTGCCAATTTAGCAAACCATTTCTGTATGAAGAACAGCAATTACTCACAACAATAAAAAAAGAAATTTGCAATGGTGATTCAGTTTTTGTTGCTGGAAAAAAATACAATACAACAGGAATATACTTTGATACCCTTTTAACTAAACAAGGATGTGATAGCATTTTGGATATTCAACTTGTTGTAAATTCAAATTTCATAGAATCTAGAAAGTTAAATATTTGCATGGGTGATTCAATTGACTTTTATGGGAAGATATTAAAAAAGCCAGGAATTTATTCTTACAATTTCTCAAGTATTTCGAGCTGTGACAGTATTATTCAACTTGAAATTGAATATAATTCTAGAGATACTACTAAATTATTATTTAACAAATGCAGCGGAGACTCTTTGCGAATTGGTGTTAAATCTTACAGTCAAGCTGGGCTTTATGAAGAGGTTTATACGAATGTCAATAATTGTGATAGTATGGTACAAATTAGTATTATTGATCATCCTAAGAATATTATTAAAATAGATACTCAAATCTGCGAAGGAACATTTTTCAAGGTTGGCAATGCCAATTACACAACTTCAGGAATCTATAGAGATACATTTCAGAATAGATTCACATGTGATAGTGTGGTTATCTTGGATCTTAAAGTAAATTCACATAGATCAGTGATTATAGATAGTTCTATTTGTGATGGCAACTATGTAGAAGTATTAAATACAAAGTACTACTTAAGTGGGCAGTATCATTTAAAAACTACAAATAGCTCCAATTGTGATAGTAACATTGTATTAAATTTGAAAACAAATAATATTTATTCTGGAACAATTAGAGATACAATTTGTGAGGGGGCATTCTATCAAATTGGAAGTCAAAGATTCTCAAGTGCTGGTCAATATTTAGTCCTTCTGAAAAGTGTGCATAATTGTGATAGTATAATAAATCTGGATTTAAATATTCGCAGTACTAAAACAACCAAAATTGATACAAGCATATGTTTTGGACAATTGCTTAATCTTGGAAACAGAACTTTTACTGAATCTGGAAATTATATTTATACTGAAAAATCTACTAATTTATGTGATTCTATGATTCTAATTCATCTTGTAATTGAACCAGAGATTACATTTGTTGATTCAATTAATCAAAATAAATGCATTGGGGATAAGAACGCTTCAATAAAACTTAGTATTCAAGGAGGCAAAGAACCTTATTTATATTATTGGAATACTCAAGATACAACGAAGGATATATCAAATCTGATTTCTAACTCATACGAGCTTCAACTTATAGATGCGGGAGGGTGTATTACAAAGCACAAAGTCGTAATTCCGGAACCAGCATGTTTTTGTTTTGATCTAAAAACAGTGGATGGTTCATGTTATGATTCACTGAAGGGAAGGATATTAATCCAACAAATTAGTGGAGCTCATGCAAAACAGTATTTTTTGAATGAAAAGGAAGTTGGTTTGACTCAAAATCAAATTAGTGGCCTAAAAAATGGAGATTATAAATTGCAAATTATAGATTCCAATGGATGTAAATTTGTTCAGAATGTAAAAATCAACTTTGATGATTCTTACATCCAAGACTATGGTGTAGATAGTCTTTTTGTTAATGTTGGAGATCCAATCCAATTATCGACAAATTTTAACAACAATAATAAATATGCAATTCATTCATGGACTGGACCAGGAAGAATCGAGTGTGATACATGCAAAAAAGCACACACAATCGCATTGGCCGGTGTATCTAAGTATAATTACGAAGGACAGGATGAAATTGGTTGCTTCCATAAATATTTAATAGTTATAGTAGCTTCTCAAGTATTCAATGTTCCTAATGTTTTCTCGCCAAATGGAGATAATATCAATGACTATTTTAATTTAATCTCTGATAATAGTATTGCTCAAGTTGACTTGCTTCAAATCTATGATCGATGGGGCAATAGAGTTTTTGAAAGTAAAGGAGGAATTCCAAATTCACTTATTGGAGCTTGGGATGGTACAGCATATGGCAGAAAAGTTAATCCAAGTGTATTTATTTATTTGATAAGATTTAAAGACGTAACAGGTAAAGAATTTCAGATAACTGGGGAGGTAAGTCTATTAAAATAA